One Gloeocapsopsis sp. IPPAS B-1203 genomic window, AAGCGTGTTTCGAGTAAATGTAGCATCATGGGAAGATTGTAGGTATTTGCCAATTCTCCAAGCTGAACTAGAAAAGTGCGACTACAACGCTGTGGTGCAGAAGGTGCAACAATGTAACCGACTCGATGTCGATTTGGATGATGTGTTTGTGCCAAGTGCTGTGCAAGAGTTAATAAGCGATCGCGATCGGGTATACCTTGACGCTCTAGTTGTTCACGCAGATGAACTGGCATTTCTTCATCAAAGAAAGGCACTGCACGATAAAACGGTAAATCATAAAGACTAACGCTAACTAATGCCCGCAATCCAATATCTTCATAAGCTTGGAAAACAGCATCAATACACTCCAACGAAAACTGAGGAGCATGATTAACATCATCTACAACAAACGTTGTCCCCGTGCGAATAGCTTCTATAGCACCAATCATCGTGCGTAGATAAACTTGCTCTGGCGTTAAGGGTGGCGGTGCAACTGGTGGACGGACAAAGTGCATCCATAGCTCAAGCGGTAGGTTATCAAACCGTCCTTTATGAAAATGTTCATGCGAATGAAAATGTCCATTGATTAAGCCAGGAGTGACCAATAGCCCTGTTGCATCAATTACCGTACAGTTTTGAGGAACAGATAAACTTGCAGCAACTGCGACAATTCTACCTTTCTCGGTCAAAATATCTGTATGAGGTTGTGGTAATGTATCACTTGCTGCTAGAACCAAAGCATTTTTGACGAGCAATTTATCAGTTCTTGGGGAAATACTCATTAGTTAAACGACAACTTCACGATTGAAACGTTCAATCCACGTTGGTAAGTTTTTACTAATTGTTTGCCAATCGAGTGGTACAAGCTTCTCAACTACAGCTTCTGTTGTGCTACCTAGTCTTTCGGCAATGAAACCTGAAATTTCCGCCCTGCTGTTTGTCGGCACAAAATAATAAGGTGCTGAAGCCATTTGCGTTTGCACCTCAGGGCTAATTGCCGCATCAATGTATGCAGCAGCAAGTTCGCGTTCCCTCGGATTCCTGACAATATGCATTGACGGGCTAATTAGTAATGCGCCTTCTTCAGGTACAACCCAATCAACTGGGGTTCCTGCGGCTGTAAGTGGAGCCATATTATTCAAATAATGCGGGGCGATATCAATTTCTCCTTGCTGAAACAAAACCGAGAGCGCACCAGGATTAGACGCAACCGCAGCGACGTTTGGTAAGATTTCTCGAATTGCCTCAAAAGCTGGTTCAATATTATTTTCCCCACCACCGCGCATTCTTGCAAGTTGCACCATAAAAGCAGTTCCCACCGTACTTTGCATACTAACAAGTCCAAGCCGACCTGCATATTCTGGTCTCCACAAGTCTTCCCATGAAGTAGGCGGTGTAGAAATCCGGTCAGTATTGTAACCGATACCGATCGCTTGCACGGCTACAGTAGGTCCCCATTCATCAGCTTTTGTTTGATACTGCGGTAACAAATCTTGAAAGTTTTCGCTCTCATCGGCAGGGAAGGGTTGTAATATTTGCTCAACTGGAGCATTACGAAATGGTCCTTCATCTAAGAGTGTTACATCGTATGGAGGATTATTAGCTGATGCTGTGAGTTGTGCTACTTGGTCAATTGCCAATTGTGGTACTAAATTAATTGTTGTTCCGGTTTTCTGGGCAAAGTAAGGCACTAAAATTGTTCGATGTGCTTCCTCCCAACTTCCTGTAAATGTTGCCGCAACGAGTCTATTACCACCTGTCTGTGTTGCTTGGTTTCCACCACAACCTTTAAGTAATAAGCTTGTTCCCGCAAATAGTCCAGCACCTAATAAGGCACGACGAGACATCCTCATTAAAGAATCAGACATAAGTTCGCAGCTATTAACTGTAATAAAAGTAAGATTGAAGATACAGCTTAGCGGTTTCTAAGTTAGTAAAATTTACGACAGTATCGATGTTATTTCATGTGCTGTCCAAAACCGATTTGCTATAGCCTCAGATGCGATCATTACTTAATTAGCATTAATATAGAGAACCTAGAACTTTTAATGAATCATGCTTTCTTCTTGTCACTGCAAAAGAAGCTACACATATGTATCAACCTTAAAATGGAACGGTATTAGTTTGAGCATTGCTAGTTAATTTATGTGTAAATTGATGCATTTTAGAATATAGCTTTAAATATTGATTAGCTGCATTTGCTTTTGAAAATCGGTCATCTCTGTTTTTATTGGTATGAGGTTGATTTAGTGCTTGGGTAATAGCTTGAGACAGATTTTTGACTGGGTTATCCTGTAAATTAAAATAAATGCAAGCTTCAGAACCCACTTCTTCAAAGATGGGAATAGCTGAACAAACGACTCGACAAGAAAGATACAAAGCTTCTGCTAAAGGAATACAAAAACCTTCTGTTGAAGAAGGAATGATAAACAATTGGCAATTTTGATATAACCAGCACAACTCGCTATCACTAATTGCCGATACCATCAATACTTGTTCTTCTAAGGACAATTGAGAGATTAATTGCGAAAGATTATCTGTTTCGGGTCCTGAACTACCTACAATCACAAGCTTAGTAGAAGATGGTAGTTTATTTTGTTGTAGCAATAGGGCAAAAGATTGAATGAGTAAATCTAAATTTTTGTTTTTTCTATGTTGACCAATAGTTAATAAAAATGGGTTATATAACTTGTGTTTTAGTTCTAATAATGGTTGAGGAGTAATTTCACTAAAATCGACATAATTATAAATTACACAAGTTATTTTCTTAGGGTCTATATTTGGGAAAAAGTGATTTAGGCTTGCTAATGTTGTTTGAGAAACACACGTCAATCCGTCACTTTGGTGAATACATTGTTGTAGAAAAAGGCGATTGAACAAAGCTTGGTAGCCAAAATTTTCTGGGTATTCATAAGGATAAAGGTCGTGAATAGTAGCAACAACAGGACAACGAAAGAGCGATCGTAAAAATGGTAATGGAAAGGATAAATGCACATACGTAGGGCGAAGCTGCTGTACTAGTCTGGGTAAACCGAACCAAAACCACAGATTTCTAGCAATTGAGTTATTTTGAATATTGATATCAACTAGCTTGATTTTATCTGAATTAAGATTAAAAGAAGACTCAAAATAATGCTTTTGCCATTTTCCAATGACTAAAGTGACTTGGCTTACTGTTTCAGTACTTGCCAAACACTGAGCAAGATTAATCGCATATCGACAAACTCCAGTTGGCTTTTCTGGTCGATGTAGTGCAGCAATTAAAATATGCATCTTGATTAATAAGTTTTTTA contains:
- a CDS encoding glycosyltransferase family 1 protein — its product is MHILIAALHRPEKPTGVCRYAINLAQCLASTETVSQVTLVIGKWQKHYFESSFNLNSDKIKLVDINIQNNSIARNLWFWFGLPRLVQQLRPTYVHLSFPLPFLRSLFRCPVVATIHDLYPYEYPENFGYQALFNRLFLQQCIHQSDGLTCVSQTTLASLNHFFPNIDPKKITCVIYNYVDFSEITPQPLLELKHKLYNPFLLTIGQHRKNKNLDLLIQSFALLLQQNKLPSSTKLVIVGSSGPETDNLSQLISQLSLEEQVLMVSAISDSELCWLYQNCQLFIIPSSTEGFCIPLAEALYLSCRVVCSAIPIFEEVGSEACIYFNLQDNPVKNLSQAITQALNQPHTNKNRDDRFSKANAANQYLKLYSKMHQFTHKLTSNAQTNTVPF
- a CDS encoding ABC transporter substrate-binding protein, with protein sequence MSDSLMRMSRRALLGAGLFAGTSLLLKGCGGNQATQTGGNRLVAATFTGSWEEAHRTILVPYFAQKTGTTINLVPQLAIDQVAQLTASANNPPYDVTLLDEGPFRNAPVEQILQPFPADESENFQDLLPQYQTKADEWGPTVAVQAIGIGYNTDRISTPPTSWEDLWRPEYAGRLGLVSMQSTVGTAFMVQLARMRGGGENNIEPAFEAIREILPNVAAVASNPGALSVLFQQGEIDIAPHYLNNMAPLTAAGTPVDWVVPEEGALLISPSMHIVRNPRERELAAAYIDAAISPEVQTQMASAPYYFVPTNSRAEISGFIAERLGSTTEAVVEKLVPLDWQTISKNLPTWIERFNREVVV
- a CDS encoding amidohydrolase family protein; its protein translation is MSISPRTDKLLVKNALVLAASDTLPQPHTDILTEKGRIVAVAASLSVPQNCTVIDATGLLVTPGLINGHFHSHEHFHKGRFDNLPLELWMHFVRPPVAPPPLTPEQVYLRTMIGAIEAIRTGTTFVVDDVNHAPQFSLECIDAVFQAYEDIGLRALVSVSLYDLPFYRAVPFFDEEMPVHLREQLERQGIPDRDRLLTLAQHLAQTHHPNRHRVGYIVAPSAPQRCSRTFLVQLGELANTYNLPMMLHLLETRLQAVTGQLFYQCSMTEYLAELGILSDRLALQHCVWLTPHDIELLAKSGASVVYNPLSNLKLGSGKMPVRAFQQAGVNIALASDGCGSRDSLNMLCVMQAAVLLNKSPATPPEQWISAEEAFDFATIGGAKAFGCEQLGKIAPGYQADFVGYRLNELSFVPLNHPLRQLVYAQTGAAVDLVVVDGMEVMRGGKLTQVDEQALIEAICKVHDQILPAMQESEATVQTFLPYYRQIYDRCLTQPVDPKILTEDLF